TGTGTAACACGTGAGTGGCAGCAAATGTGGGCTGAGCCCCCTTCGTGTCTGGGGTGCCGCGCCAACGTCGCCTGCACCGTTCAGGTAAATCTCCCCGTTCGGGGATTTTCTTTGCACACGTGGGGCGATTGGCTAGCTCGTTTGGCTAGCTCGTTTGGATGGCTCATTTGAATGGCTCGTTTGCCCTCCTCACTTTACCGCCCCACTTTACCGCCTCATTTACGCCCCCCCCAGCGACACGCCGTACTCGGAAAAGGTGCCGAACCCGCGCAAGTCAAACAGAATGGCCTCGTTCCGCTTGAAGGACGcgattttttcgttttcaaaGAGGGTGTGAAAAAGGCCACGCTCGAGCAAATACTGGTAGGCGCGCAGGCCGTACAGCTCGATAATGTTGCCCCTGAAAAAGACGATGTCGTAGGAGCCCTCATTCTTTTGGAAAGCTTTCAGGCAAAAGTCAATTGGCTTCCCATACGTCACGATGTTGTTAAGTGCAACGATTTGGTCCCCGTGGTGGAAATTCTTTTTGCtcgcttttcccccctcaatGATGTAGGAGACGTAACAGCCCCCAATCGAATCCGGATTTTTGTTCAACACAATTCCGATGTTCTTCTTCACGACAACGTTGCTGCagttgttcatattttcctTCAACATATCTGCCTTCTTCAAAGCAGCCAcagtcaatttttttaactcggCCACGATTTCTTTGAAGTTCTCTCCCTTATCGTCTGTATACCCCAAGTGTATTGCTATCTCGTAGAAATTGTGGGCCTGCCAAAATTTGCGGAAGCTTCTGTAAGCATCTCCCAGGCATTTCCACGCCAACGCGTATTTGGGTTCGTACTTTATTGCCTTTAGCGAAAAGTTCAACGCGCCTTGCATGTCATTTGTGTAGTAGGACAGCATCGATATGTTGGCACAAATGCTGGAGAGGAAAAATCCGTAGTATTTACACGGCAGCATGCTGTAGGCTAATTTTAAATCGTGCAAAGTACGTTCATAGTTTTGCCTGTACATCTTTTCGGTGCACTTTTCAATCAGCTTTAAGGACGACTCGATGCTCATCTGTAAGTTCCTTTTCGACGTGTGTGTGATgttcctttgttttttccccctctcgAGTTCTTTCCGCATGCTTTTGCTCAAGTAGGTCATCTCTCCATCGGTTTGGTCCCTGCGAGCATCTTCCATTCTGCTGGTCagcaatttttgcaaacgaTTGGAAAAGTTTATTAGGTCTTCCACACACGATATTGGCACCTGGTAGTTGCTTTCCCCAAAGGTGTACGCTGCGGATatgtttttctcctctgAACGGATTGACAACTCTATTTGCAGTCGAAAGAACTCGATGAAGGCGCTGTCCATGGAGGAGTGAAAGAGGTAGTACAGCTGGTCCTTCATCACTTCTGCTTCGATTCTCTCTTCTCCTGCGGAATGCACGCTGATCGTTACCACCTCCCGTTCGCGCTGCGGTTCGTCTGGAGCGGCGCTCCGTTTAGCGGCCTCCGCCACGAGCTCGCGCGGGATGAGCTCGTCCGCCTGGTCGGAAACATTCGCCCCCTCTGCGTCATCCGCGCCATCAGTACCATCTGCAGCATCCACACCATCCGCGTCCTCCGCGCCATCCGCGCCGCCCCCACTGATGGGCGCGTTGAAGGTTGTCTCCCCAAAGTGCCTCTTCGCATCGTCGTCCTCGTCAAAGCTGAGCAGCTCATCATCGCTTAGCTGCTCATCGAGCACATCTGCCGCGTTTTCTTCCCTCTCTTCGTCACTTGGCTGGTAGGGGTCCGGAGgaaatttcgttttttttttctctaagTGATCGAAGGGGTATAGGTAGCCTGACTCCTGGAtgtccctttcctttttgcttttgtAAAACACCCTGGTGTGGTTATTCCCCCCATGGTTTCGCAGTCTGTTGTGGTAGCAGGGCGGTGCATTGTTGCCTATCCCTTCTCTCCCTTTGCCCTTGCTGGGGTAGACGCCGTGCCGCTGCGTGGCGCCAACGGGATGTCCTCCTCCACTCCGCAGCACCCACCTTTCGCAACAATGCGGTAGCTTGAACGCcccgcaaaaatggaaaatgatGGAGCACACGCTGAGGAGAGCCACAAACTTAGTCATTAAATTGGACCTAGGGGGTTACGcacatgggggggggggagccacAGATGAACGCATAATTGAGCAactacacatgtgtgtagtGTATTCTTCACAATGtaccttcccttttttttttttttttttccattgcATTGtctccaaaatggggcaGTGAAATGAGAGGTGTAAAAGTCCATTTcggttttccccctttgtgtAGTACTTAACttaggggaagaagcagccaccggggtggaggaggagaggaacCTCTTCACTGCTATCCTTGGGCAGCCCCTTCATGTAGAAATTCCCCCAGTTGGCAATCGCGGGAAGGGAGAAGGGGCACTCCCCAAACGATACCTACCACATGCACGTGCAGGTTCGTCCTaaccctttttgcaaaaattactGACGAGGTGAGGACCATTTGGCGTTTCTCATcttgggggaggaaaaaaaagagaaaaaaaaaacaagattAACCAATAAGTGGACCCCTTTTCGAAGTATCCCCCCCTGGGGCTAATTCGTTCAACCGAGAGGACGATGGCACGGCTGCTTGTAGCCCGCTTTTGCCCAGGCGTtgtgcagaagggggaaaagccGCACGCGCACGTCGCTGTGCTGTTACGCCTGTATTGATTCGTTAATTGATTCgttaattaatttgttatttatttattttttcatttttattttttttatttccgcTTTGGCCCCTTCCACCTGGAGAAGCATCGCACAGCAGCAGTGGTGATCCCATTCGAAACGCTGCCTCGGCACCGCACCTGTCGAGGCGAAGTGGCAACCGTGCGAACCGCGCGAACAGCGGGAAGCGCCACACGGAGGGGCATACACCCCTTTAGTCGGGGAATACCTTGCGCGCGCGGCTGGGCCGTTCGTCCATTCGGCAATCGCACAGCGGGGGTGTCGCGCCGTAGAGGCATTCACCGCCGAGTCGTTTGCCTCTATGACATTACACCTCCTACCACTACGCCGACCATCACACCACTCGCACGTCCCTCTTTGCACACCGCGCCGCGCGAAATGGCGAGCGGCCAGAAGGGCAAAGGAGAAGCGCGGGAAGGCCTTCAAAGGGCCGCACTGGTCAACCCCGCGTCGAggagggtgaaaaaaaaaaataaataaaccaATAAACGGATAAACGAGTAAACCAATAAACCAATCAACCAATCAACCAATCAACCAATCAACCAATCAACCGCCTAATGTGCAAAAGCAAACATCGCGGGGATGGCACAATTGCGAGCGGGCGAAACTTTACACATGCACGCTCATACAGCGCCGCGCGAACGTGTTCCACTCCACCTCTGCTTTGTAAAACGTCTAGTTGGTGAAGCGGccatattaaaataacaaaagtgtattaaaaaaaaagaggaaggtATATCAAAAAGGGCGAACCTACGaggagcaattttttttttcccctctcggACTGACTGGAATTGCCCCATATGGTATGCCTTCTCGTTTTCCtcaatttgaattatttttttttttttttttttttttttttttccgcgtgGCAAAAAGCATACACATACTTTTGAGTGCACGGATGGCACAGAAGGGGAACCCTCTCCTGATGTTCGAGAATGGCCATAACGTTTAGCGCAAGTTTGCACTTCTTTCCCTCTTCCTTccctcttccattttttctttcctttttcccttccttttcccccttttggtgtttctttatttccattttttccacccgtTCCACCCTCTTGTTTGAGCTGCCTCCCGCTTGCCGAATAGCCCTACCGAagttttcaattttgtcgCGAAGCTATTCAGCGCAGCACTGCGAATGtgaaggtgtttttttttttttttttttttttccccattttgaggcAGATAATAAGTGTATGCTTCACCCTTGCACATGGATACGTGTACTCATGCCATGCCAGCGTAGGGACAAATGCATGTTCACAAAAATTCCCCTGCACGCGTGTTCATCTTCGCATGCCTAGCAAAGGGACGAAGCAAACTTGGCGAGGCGAACTGGTCAACTGTTTTTAGCGCGACCCCTCCCTCTCGCTATCTCtctctcctccttccccccttttaaatgGTGTAGCGAACCAACTCGCATTTCCACACGCACGTTTTTGTCGTTCCCCAGGGGACATACATGCGCGGATGTGCAGTGGTGAAAGCGTACAGACGTACAGACGTACAGACGTACAGACGTGCAAACGCGCAAACGCTGAAACGCTCAAATTGGGCGAGTGAGCAGTTCGCGTGTACATGCCCGCATTCTCCTGCGCGGGGTGGGGACCATCGACCCTCGTGATTGTTGGGGGGTGGCCGCCATTTCTCTCTACGCCAGGTGGAGAGAAGAAGTGCACACTGTTGAAAGcgctccccattttgaatcataccccaacttttttttttttttttttttttttttttttcttttttttgtccaacCGCTCTACCCAGGGGAGCATACCTGTGTGCCCATACACACACGCATGCGTGCGTGTGCATATGTCTGTGCATGCCTCTACACACCTGTGTGTAGGTGTGCTCGTGCGTTCCCCCCAAAGTTGCGCTCACCGAGGGAGCCGCAGCCCAGCCGATCTTTTGTCTTGTCCTCTCGTCACACCTCACCCGAAGAGAACGCAAACCAGAAACAACCAGCAGAATTATGAAtgatgaaaagaaatttgACTTCGTAAGTGGCCACTGCAagggggttcttcccccccgcggggagTCGGCGGCGAACCTGCACACCGCTGACGAGTTAGAGACTAACGTGCGCTCCGCTAATTCACCAATCGCTACCCCtcacatgtacatacgcTTCGCAACGCTAACGCGCACACTTATAACATGCGCaccgccttccccccctgcagggcCTCGATCAGTCCACAGCCAGCAATGGGCTCTTCACCGTCATAGAGAGGAAGCCCCTCTCGTCCCTGTAAGTGGGGTGGAGCGGCATGCCTGGCATATGTGGCACCCCTGTGTGTGTACCACGTCTGCACCACTTCATGTGCCACTGCTTCCGCTTTCGCTTCAGCTTACACtcccacttcccccccccgcagcgagAACAACGAAAGCCTAAACCTGAGCAACCTGAGTGACCCCCTGTGCAATTCAATCGacgggataaaaaaaaaggcaaaggatTACACCACCCAGAACACAGACAGCATTTGTGAAATATATCGCCTGAACACCTCCCAACTTCTAAGTGACCAATTAGAAAATGCAGTGAGCAGGATCAGCTACGTGGACGATGACGTGTCTTCCTTTTATGATTccgaaaaagaagaggaattttattttgataatgACATTTCAACTCTGGGGTCATGCTATTCCGTTTCAAGTCCCACCAAGATAAGTAAAGGGAAGAAGGCAAGGACGAGTGTGGTTGCATCTGTTTCTAAGAGGTATGCTGGTGGAAGGGGTTCAGATGCGGGAGGGGGAAAGCAGAACCCGTTTTTTGATCCCACTTTTCAAAATGACTCCCCTGTGAGTGCTAACCTGGTTGGAAAAGGCAGAGAAGGTAGGGACGACCCCAGTAGATACACACAGGCGTACGGTCGCGATGACATAAGAGGAAAATTGGCCAATAGGGATCCGTCGAATGaatcccccccaaatgaagaCCACAGCGATGAGGAAGCGGAGCTTGGGAAGCACCCCTATAAGGACGAACTGGGGCACTCGCAAAATAGCAGCGATGAGAAGGCCATTCGGGTGAACCGAAATGTGTATAGAATTGTGAACATTGGCAGAGCTGGGGAGGACGATAAGGAGACAGTCATCAGGAGGATAGCCCAGGTGAGGAAGAGCAtgctgagggagaagcgcgcGGGTGGTGCGGTTGGCGATGCGGGCGGCGCAGGCGGCGATGGGGAAGGATCAGATCGCGCCGATCAGGCAAACCACGCCGGTTATGCAGATTATGCTGACTTTGCCGATTTCGCCGATTCCGCGGAAGGGGGGTCCCCTGCCCACTACGAGCCAGCCTGGAATGTCTCCAAACTGAGGGACCTGCGCGCGGGCAGAGGccctccccccaagggggCGTTCAAGGAAGACCCTCAGGGGGATAGAAGCCACACCCGATTTAGCGAAGGCCACTATTTGAGGCAGGATGATGGCCTCTCTCGGTACAACAGCGACAGGAGGGTAGCCTATATGGAGGCGAAGGgccagggggggagcagccacGGCGGGAGCAACCACGGTGGGAGTAACTACAGCGGGAGCAACTACGGAGACGAACCGCCCCACTACAGCTATGAGCGAACCAAAGAAGTAGAACCCAATGATAACGCccaatttaaaaagaggaaaaaatacatgttcCTTTCGAAGGAACCTGGGCAGGGCACTAGTGGCGAGGCTCAAAAAGGCCTGAGCAGTGAGAGCCAAGATGAAGTGAGCCACCACTACCTGCACGGAGATGAATTCTACGAGAAGAAACGGGTTAGGGCTAGCAGACCGTTTGCAGACCACCCAGGGGATATAGCCCGAGGGGGGGGTGCGTCATTCCAAGGGAGTGAGGCCAATGCGGATCTGACTGGCAGCACGGACGGGGGGATGAACCATGTTGAGGAGGGAGCCTTCCAGAGTGGAGTGCCCCCCCTGCGGGGTAGGTATGTAGAGGGCCACTTGGCGAACgcgcgaaagggggaaagacgCGAAAGAAGCGATAGAAGCGATAGAGGCCAACGACGCGGCGACGGTGAGAGTGCCCACCACCGCGCCTACCGCTTCCACCAGTATAGTGGCATCGGAAGGGGTCACCACCGGGGGGCGCACATGAGGAGAGACACCGGGTTTGGTGGAGACGTAAAGGAGAACCACGAAGCGGATGAGAGGTATGGCAACGACGAAGGGATCGACGAGGGGGTCGACGACTCGAATCATTTGCAAATGAATGCGCGAGCGAACAAGCGGATGCACCATGTGAGTCAACAGAACAGGCAAAAGTACACGCACGAGCTAGCGTACCCACCAAGGGGCATTCACAACAATGGCTATGATAGCACGCAGAAGGGGAAGTACCCCCAGGGGAACTACCCCTATGAAGATGACAGCATGGTGGGTCCGAAACATGATGAGTTATACGCAGGCGAGGTGTATCCTACGCGTGACGTCCACTCAGCGGAGGAAGGAGGTGCAACCACGTATTTTAGAAGTGCACACAGTAGGGGTTACAAGGCAcgcggggaggaggaggatgatgAAGAGCGGATGTATGCGCATGAAGAGGCGAGTTATAAGAACGACGTGTATCGAAGTGAGAGGTACCCAGTGGGTGCGTGGGGGGCGAACCAGGGTCGGATGGGAGAGCACCACCACGTGGATGACCACCACCGCGTGGGAGAGAACTCCTTTACTGGCTACCGCGAAGGGAACAGCTCCGGCAAGGCGCTCCCCTACCACCGAAGCGAATACGCCAGTGGGGTGAACCCGTCCTATAGAAGGCACGGTTCGAGTGAGAACCAGGCAAGTGCGTACGCACGTGGGGGGATTAGGAAGTATGACGAAGGGCAGAGTGGCGAACCGCGCGATGGTGATCCGCTCTATGGTGATCCTCTCTATGGTGATCCTCATTATGGTGATGATGGGCCTGGCTCGTATGGCGGAGCGCATCCCGCGGCCGTGCCCGGGGGGGCCAACCACCCGAGCGAGTACTACGGTGGTAAGTACGCACACCAGAGGTTGCCCAGCCACTCAAATGGTCTACGTCATGCGGGCAGCCACTACCACAGCGGGTACAGTCGCATGCACGAGCGAAGTAGCTatgaagggggggaataTTACGAAGAGGAGTTTCATCCTGACGGGGGGGGACCCCCATCAGATCACCCAGATCGTTATGACCCTCGTGGCATGTCATATGAAGAGTACGGAGAGTTACACACAGACGATGATAAGAGGAATGCCTTTTCGAAGAGGACCCCTCCAAGCAGCCAAAATGTAGCCAAACCGTATTTTGATGAAGGGGcgaatgagaaaaatggGTATCTAGCCAGTGTAGGTtttgagcaaaatgaagggaaCCATTGCCCCCTCGATGGCCAGAGGATGAATGTCCATAAGGACCAAATGGGTGGTGATGCCGAAAGGGATAATTTGAATAGGCAGGGCCCCCCCACGATGGTAGGTGATGTACACGCAGTGACTGGCAAATCGGCTGACGCTTTAAGTGACGTCAAGGGGAATATACCTGGGGTGACTGTGGGGAGTGCCAGACAGGTCGGTGAGGGCGCGCCGATTGGTCCCTCCACTGGGGAGGCAGGCGTGCCCAACGAGAGTGCACTTCCGCCGCAGGGCACTATGCAGAGCACCACGCAGGGCGTTCCACCCGCTGTGCAGGCAGACCAGCCACAAGCACAACCGCTACCACAAGCACAACCGCTGCCGCAAGCACAACCGCTGCCACAACCGCCGGTGAAGCGCAAGCGGGGGAGACCCAGGTTGAAGAAAaccgcctccccctcggAGGAGGCCCCATCGAACGACTCGCAAAGCAACGCGCAGGCAGCGGCCGCCCCCGCCGCGCAGCTGAATAGCCAAACGGGTGCCCCCGCGGGTGGTCAGAGCGGCAACGTGAGCGGTAACGTGAGCGGTAATGTCAGCGGCAACGTCAGCGGTGAGCAGGGCCAGCCCCCCCTCTACGGCAACATGGGCTCCGTGATTAACCCCTCATACAACAACCAGCTGAGTAACCCCAATGCGCACCTGCAAGTGACGATGGAACACCCCCCGGGTTACCAGTTGGGAGGATCCACCCAGGTGTTAGGCCAGCCGATAGGGCAGCCGATAGGGCAGCAGTTAGGGCAACCTCTAGGGCAACCGCTTGGACAGACGCCGGGGCACCCCATGAGCCAGATGAACCAGATGAACCCGTTGAACCAGTTAAACCAGATGAACCAGATGAACCCGCTGGGCGCGCAGCTGGCGCAGCAGATGGGCCTGCCGGTCGGGCAGCACCTGAACCCGCAGGTGGGCAGCCACCTCGGccaccaaatggggcagcAGGTGGGGCAGCAGCTCAGCCAGCAGATGAACCAGCAGTTGAACCAGCAGTTGAACCAGCAGATGAATCAGCAGCTAAACCAGCAGCTCAGCCAGCAGATGAATCAGCAGATAAACCAACAGCTCAACCAGCTCAACCAGCTCAACCAGCTCAATCAGCTGAACCAGCAGAACGGAT
Above is a window of Plasmodium vivax chromosome 8, whole genome shotgun sequence DNA encoding:
- a CDS encoding hypothetical protein, conserved (encoded by transcript PVX_119510A; Apicoplast targeted protein. Curated by Stuart Ralph, Walter and Eliza Hall Institute of Medical Research, Australia.), with product MTKFVALLSVCSIIFHFCGAFKLPHCCERWVLRSGGGHPVGATQRHGVYPSKGKGREGIGNNAPPCYHNRLRNHGGNNHTRVFYKSKKERDIQESGYLYPFDHLEKKKTKFPPDPYQPSDEEREENAADVLDEQLSDDELLSFDEDDDAKRHFGETTFNAPISGGGADGAEDADGVDAADGTDGADDAEGANVSDQADELIPRELVAEAAKRSAAPDEPQREREVVTISVHSAGEERIEAEVMKDQLYYLFHSSMDSAFIEFFRLQIELSIRSEEKNISAAYTFGESNYQVPISCVEDLINFSNRLQKLLTSRMEDARRDQTDGEMTYLSKSMRKELERGKKQRNITHTSKRNLQMSIESSLKLIEKCTEKMYRQNYERTLHDLKLAYSMLPCKYYGFFLSSICANISMLSYYTNDMQGALNFSLKAIKYEPKYALAWKCLGDAYRSFRKFWQAHNFYEIAIHLGYTDDKGENFKEIVAELKKLTVAALKKADMLKENMNNCSNVVVKKNIGIVLNKNPDSIGGCYVSYIIEGGKASKKNFHHGDQIVALNNIVTYGKPIDFCLKAFQKNEGSYDIVFFRGNIIELYGLRAYQYLLERGLFHTLFENEKIASFKRNEAILFDLRGFGTFSEYGVSLGGA
- a CDS encoding hypothetical protein, conserved (encoded by transcript PVX_119505A), with amino-acid sequence MNDEKKFDFGLDQSTASNGLFTVIERKPLSSLENNESLNLSNLSDPLCNSIDGIKKKAKDYTTQNTDSICEIYRLNTSQLLSDQLENAVSRISYVDDDVSSFYDSEKEEEFYFDNDISTLGSCYSVSSPTKISKGKKARTSVVASVSKRYAGGRGSDAGGGKQNPFFDPTFQNDSPVSANLVGKGREGRDDPSRYTQAYGRDDIRGKLANRDPSNESPPNEDHSDEEAELGKHPYKDELGHSQNSSDEKAIRVNRNVYRIVNIGRAGEDDKETVIRRIAQVRKSMLREKRAGGAVGDAGGAGGDGEGSDRADQANHAGYADYADFADFADSAEGGSPAHYEPAWNVSKLRDLRAGRGPPPKGAFKEDPQGDRSHTRFSEGHYLRQDDGLSRYNSDRRVAYMEAKGQGGSSHGGSNHGGSNYSGSNYGDEPPHYSYERTKEVEPNDNAQFKKRKKYMFLSKEPGQGTSGEAQKGLSSESQDEVSHHYLHGDEFYEKKRVRASRPFADHPGDIARGGGASFQGSEANADLTGSTDGGMNHVEEGAFQSGVPPLRGRYVEGHLANARKGERRERSDRSDRGQRRGDGESAHHRAYRFHQYSGIGRGHHRGAHMRRDTGFGGDVKENHEADERYGNDEGIDEGVDDSNHLQMNARANKRMHHVSQQNRQKYTHELAYPPRGIHNNGYDSTQKGKYPQGNYPYEDDSMVGPKHDELYAGEVYPTRDVHSAEEGGATTYFRSAHSRGYKARGEEEDDEERMYAHEEASYKNDVYRSERYPVGAWGANQGRMGEHHHVDDHHRVGENSFTGYREGNSSGKALPYHRSEYASGVNPSYRRHGSSENQASAYARGGIRKYDEGQSGEPRDGDPLYGDPLYGDPHYGDDGPGSYGGAHPAAVPGGANHPSEYYGGKYAHQRLPSHSNGLRHAGSHYHSGYSRMHERSSYEGGEYYEEEFHPDGGGPPSDHPDRYDPRGMSYEEYGELHTDDDKRNAFSKRTPPSSQNVAKPYFDEGANEKNGYLASVGFEQNEGNHCPLDGQRMNVHKDQMGGDAERDNLNRQGPPTMVGDVHAVTGKSADALSDVKGNIPGVTVGSARQVGEGAPIGPSTGEAGVPNESALPPQGTMQSTTQGVPPAVQADQPQAQPLPQAQPLPQAQPLPQPPVKRKRGRPRLKKTASPSEEAPSNDSQSNAQAAAAPAAQLNSQTGAPAGGQSGNVSGNVSGNVSGNVSGEQGQPPLYGNMGSVINPSYNNQLSNPNAHLQVTMEHPPGYQLGGSTQVLGQPIGQPIGQQLGQPLGQPLGQTPGHPMSQMNQMNPLNQLNQMNQMNPLGAQLAQQMGLPVGQHLNPQVGSHLGHQMGQQVGQQLSQQMNQQLNQQLNQQMNQQLNQQLSQQMNQQINQQLNQLNQLNQLNQLNQQNGYLLPSRTNNHFGANMNEDQFAPTYGAFEPDVANHVDPNQCNRNFEQVRNNRDHLSYEGDDGEYQTDKRRVTRSNGSGSEERHSEKEVKKTRKRRGRRRKNEMDQGDPHYKRSNSSSNHSNANHAETKSAGSYRNKSNDDSNSRSEHRADQDYSTFVDENNKLVSYRVAYNPADTVWERLSGVKIGPLILTAQSRTTNVILAKNRSIELGNINHNLIYGYIYKGDKVRLTIGKETKSVKSGSVFFLPSYNDCSIHNDDE